The Cellulophaga sp. L1A9 genome window below encodes:
- a CDS encoding DUF6588 family protein: MKHFFLLLVLISGLSATAQADINNLFAAGVDDAERFTNAYMAPLSEGMIYSISNGWYNSGETKPLGGFEISIIGNMASFKNKEDKKTFVLNTADYDNLQFVDGGLSKSVATGLGDLEDIRVFVEDENGLFREEFDLPTGLSSENINFVPSAFLQVSVGLIKGMEIKARFLPKIETDEVAVGFYGIGLQHELTSLLPAEKIWPVAISGVIGYTHLNGTYDFTDTDIIAGENQKIDAKINSWNFQAVVSTKMPIINFYGGLGYISGNSKTDVLGTYIVQSGPFQQTIEDPFTLTKKVSGATANIGTKLKLGFFRLHADYTIAQFNSLSVGVNFGFR, encoded by the coding sequence ATGAAACACTTTTTTCTTTTGCTAGTTCTAATTTCTGGTTTGTCGGCGACAGCGCAAGCAGATATTAATAATCTTTTTGCTGCAGGTGTAGATGATGCAGAGCGTTTTACAAACGCGTACATGGCGCCGCTGTCTGAAGGAATGATTTATAGCATTTCTAATGGGTGGTATAATTCTGGAGAAACTAAGCCTCTTGGTGGTTTCGAGATATCGATCATCGGGAACATGGCTTCGTTTAAAAATAAAGAAGACAAGAAAACATTTGTTTTAAATACGGCAGATTATGACAACTTACAATTTGTAGATGGTGGTCTTAGCAAATCAGTAGCAACAGGACTGGGCGATTTGGAAGATATTCGTGTTTTTGTTGAAGATGAAAATGGTTTGTTTAGAGAAGAGTTTGATTTGCCTACCGGGCTGTCGTCAGAAAATATCAATTTTGTACCCTCTGCTTTTTTGCAGGTAAGTGTTGGTCTTATAAAGGGGATGGAGATTAAAGCACGATTTTTACCGAAAATTGAAACAGACGAAGTTGCTGTTGGTTTTTACGGTATTGGTTTGCAGCATGAGCTTACAAGTTTATTGCCCGCAGAAAAAATATGGCCGGTTGCTATTTCTGGAGTGATAGGATATACGCATTTGAACGGAACATATGATTTTACCGATACTGATATTATAGCAGGAGAAAATCAAAAAATTGATGCTAAAATAAATTCATGGAATTTTCAAGCAGTGGTGTCTACGAAAATGCCGATTATTAATTTTTATGGTGGTTTAGGGTATATCTCTGGTAATTCTAAAACAGATGTTTTGGGAACTTATATTGTGCAGTCGGGTCCTTTTCAACAAACAATAGAAGATCCTTTTACATTAACTAAAAAAGTTTCTGGAGCTACTGCAAACATTGGAACAAAATTAAAACTAGGTTTTTTTAGGCTACATGCAGATTATACTATAGCACAATTTAATAGTTTATCTGTAGGGGTAAACTTTGGGTTTAGGTAA
- a CDS encoding malate dehydrogenase encodes MKVTVVGAGAVGASCAEYIAIKNFASEVVLLDIKEGFAEGKAMDLMQTASLNGFDTKITGITNDYAATAGSDVAVITSGIPRKPGMTREELIGINAGIVKTVSSNLIKYSPNVILIVVSNPMDTMTYLVHKTTGLAKNKIIGMGGALDSARFKYRLAEALESPISDVDGMVIGGHSDTGMVPLTGHATRNSIKVSEFLSEERLTQVAEDTKVGGATLTKLLGTSAWYAPGAAVSSMVQAIACDQKKMFPCSAYLEGEYDLSGLCIGVPVILGKDGIEKIVNIPLSDADKAKMQESAAGVKKTNDLLEL; translated from the coding sequence ATGAAAGTTACAGTCGTAGGAGCTGGTGCTGTTGGTGCAAGTTGTGCTGAGTACATAGCTATAAAGAATTTTGCATCAGAAGTAGTATTGTTAGATATTAAAGAAGGATTCGCTGAAGGAAAAGCGATGGATTTAATGCAGACAGCTTCTTTAAATGGTTTCGATACAAAAATAACAGGGATCACAAATGACTATGCTGCAACAGCAGGTAGTGATGTTGCCGTAATTACTTCAGGTATTCCTCGTAAGCCAGGAATGACTAGAGAAGAGTTGATAGGTATTAATGCAGGAATTGTTAAGACTGTTTCTTCTAATCTTATTAAGTATTCTCCTAATGTGATTCTTATTGTGGTTAGTAATCCAATGGATACAATGACCTATTTAGTGCATAAAACAACTGGCTTGGCTAAAAATAAGATTATCGGAATGGGTGGTGCGTTAGATAGCGCTCGTTTCAAATATAGATTAGCAGAGGCTTTAGAGTCTCCTATTTCTGATGTTGATGGAATGGTAATCGGTGGTCATAGTGATACTGGTATGGTGCCATTAACAGGGCATGCTACTCGTAATAGCATTAAAGTTTCTGAGTTTTTATCAGAAGAGAGATTAACTCAAGTTGCGGAAGATACTAAAGTAGGTGGTGCAACCTTAACAAAATTATTAGGAACAAGTGCTTGGTATGCTCCAGGAGCAGCAGTTTCAAGTATGGTTCAAGCTATTGCTTGCGATCAGAAGAAAATGTTTCCATGTTCTGCTTATTTAGAAGGAGAATATGACTTAAGTGGTCTTTGTATCGGGGTGCCTGTAATTTTGGGTAAAGATGGTATTGAGAAAATTGTAAATATTCCATTAAGTGATGCAGATAAAGCTAAAATGCAGGAAAGTGCAGCAGGAGTAAAGAAAACGAACGATTTATTAGAGCTGTAA